In one Hemitrygon akajei chromosome 3, sHemAka1.3, whole genome shotgun sequence genomic region, the following are encoded:
- the LOC140723526 gene encoding EEF1A lysine methyltransferase 3-like, whose protein sequence is MSDTDDRKRWWQEKIYEFCGYTLKISMFKDSSLGVSAYVWEPGIELCQHFQNVKMNFFGKKILELGSGTGIVGILAVLLGGDVTLTDKPDVLKQVEHNVSANIPSHSRHRANIGTLVWGTDQDNYPSDFDIIIGSDIVYSPTQFPYLIKTLQHFCNENTIIYLSSNLEFRVGAVNFHEEILPKKFNSEILYSNNGNCIYKITKKAPN, encoded by the exons ATGAGCGACACCGAtgacagaaaacgctggtggcaAGAAAAAATATATGAATTTTGTGGATACACTTTAAAAATTTCGATGTTTAAGGATTCTTCTTTGGGCGTTTCTGCCTATGTCTGGGAGCCA GGCATTGAACTTTGTCAGCACTTTCAAAACGTGAAGATGAATTTTTTCGGGAAGAAGATACTTGAACTCGGATCCGGCACGGGAATTGTGGGGATTTTGGCAGTACTCCTTG GCGGTGATGTCACTCTGACGGACAAACCAGATGTTTTGAAGCAAGTCGAGCACAACGTCTCTGCTAACATCCCGTCACACTCCCGACACAGGGCCAACATCGGTACCTTGGTCTGGGGCACTGATCAGGACAACTACCCATCAGATTTCGATATCATCATTGGCTCCGATATCGTGTATAGTCCAACACAGTTCCCCTATCTGATAAAAACACTGCAGCATTTCTGCAACGAAAATACGATAATTTACCTGTCTTCTAACCTGGAATTTAGGGTTGGGGCTGTGAATTTTCATGAGGAGATCTTACCAAAGAAGTTCAACAGCGAAATACTTTACTCAAACAATGGAAATTGCATTTACAAAATAACCAAAAAAGCTCCCAATTGA